A window from Mangifera indica cultivar Alphonso chromosome 2, CATAS_Mindica_2.1, whole genome shotgun sequence encodes these proteins:
- the LOC123199790 gene encoding probable disease resistance protein At4g27220 isoform X6, translating into MVDCAGSIGGVLSPVLEVGKWLAVPIWRQFKYLYNYSTNFKKLEKKVEEMTNTRNEVQHKVTVAERNVEEITPRVKGWLKDVEKTITEAEQLIQKKANNPRCFKGLWSNYKQSKKAFKLIRDDIDPLLQQKKEFREISFATIPQDIRLVPSEDYLVLESRTSIMNNVWDALKNENVYMIGVYGMGGTGKTTLVQKVGGEAKKDKLFEDVVFVEVTQNLDIKKVQTEIADKLDVKFSNETGRADELHRRLGKGEKILLILDNIWKDVDLKTIGIPSKTDRGRCKLMFTTRNLDVLEKMGSKNNFQMGVLEEEEAWNLFAKMAGDVIKAPELNPLPNDVCKECKGLPILICTIAKALKNKLRLNEWKVALQELRAPPAKLRRFLEEEYVNLSLSYNYLRNDELKKVFLITSLMENNSSISDLLRRVVCLDILEVVNLAMENARDRLEILVQDLKDASLLLDGVTSKQFAMHDVIRNVAMTIAYIDHHVFTAKHDIERDWKDRDKLGKSTIVSLSGSNNIINQLWPNDVDCLFLEYFSMSNSYFKISEDFFKVMPNLKVLNLVRLHQSSLLSSICFLKTLQTLCLDDSTIEDVAIIGKLKKLKVLSLQHLFIKELPIEIGQLTELRLLNLSYCRQLKVIMPNVISELLQLEEFHIKGCPIQWKVKVLMELKLLSNLTNIELDVRDYKVLPQNLFAKEPRRYKISMGDGLKQFREYGGHERMLEVKINSIRLLEELHGFKNVEDLRLAEFSEDENYVEDSKFDLQSNEIMPLFNEKVNFTKLRMLVLYNISLGRIWDSQISTFSQNLKRLKLESCRKMTYVFPFSIAKSLKQLQSLEITYCKVLEKIVEEEEGAEVVVNSIFPQVTELVLKNLPKLTILYPGIHASEFSMFKRLEIEFCRNLTSRHLGLQDDNKKGALPISENKINHNLEDFELMNGAGIITWQGENKSLTISLDYSAYIPLGLLQRFQSVKKLELSWCGYKEIKSVFNLPNLEGLRVWCCTKLMSLLPSSASLQNLKVLDVGYANALLTLTTPSIARRLMQLRELRISSCEMLLEIIENEGDTTTSSEIVFDNLKLLSLTKLESLECFCSGNYSFNFSSLEELIIKECPNLKTFSRAMLNTPKLYSVNYKEIGHEGNDLNKIVRGLCKNKYEEISDDPSIKFCYNDNSIEICNDQHPTSFYQNLTHLILWNCGNIKYAFPPTIARTLHQLQQLKIRNCMALEEIVAKEEGANAVVNFVFPNVTILKLENLPNLTTFYPEIHTLELPKLKKLVVTNCDKCLSFKSSIEESEIDSLDLKAISLDDKINSDLEVFELQNASTEITWQKQSKSLYISKDKSAYIPLGFLQRFHNLKRLLLSTCNYKEINRLSNLSSLEALDVHNSRMLLSPLLSTPSSQNLKVLQVECCYGLFNLMTPSMARNLVQLRELSISKCGNLFEIVENERDATSSSEQVVFNNLNKLSLKNLLFLSFFCSGNYSFNFPSLEELIIEKCSNMKSFSQGMLSTPKLHKVNYEGKEVENGGNGLNSTIQQVHKEQIVQGYGKDSHGSKLQSHMVSVKKRTLKCIADYIVDVTCKPAGLSHNYGAIFIVLFSIIP; encoded by the exons atggttgaTTGTGCCGGAAGTATTGGGGGTGTCTTGAGTCCTGTCCTTGAAGTAGGCAAGTGGTTGGCTGTTCCAATTTGGCGTCAATTCAAGTACTTGTACAACTACAGTACCAATTTCAAAAAGCTGGAAAAGAAAGTTGAGGAGATGACGAATACAAGAAACGAAGTTCAGCATAAGGTTACTGTTGCTGAAAGAAATGTGGAAGAGATCACACCGAGAGTTAAAGGTTGGTTGAAGGATGTGGAGAAGACAATTACAGAAGCAGAGCAGTTGATTCAAAAGAAAGCAAACAACCCTCGATGTTTTAAGGGATTGTGGTCCAACTACAAACAAAGCAAGAAAGCTTTCAAATTAATCCGCGATGATATTGATCCACTCCTCCAGCAAAAAAAGGAATTCCGTGAAATTTCCTTTGCTACTATTCCACAAGATATACGGCTTGTACCTAGTGAAGATTATTTGGTACTCGAATCAAGAACCTCGATTATGAATAATGTATGGGATgcattaaaaaatgagaatgtGTACATGATTGGTGTTTATGGGATGGGTGGTACTGGGAAGACCACTCTTGTGCAGAAAGTTGGTGGGGAAGCGAAGAAGGATAAATTATTTGAGGACGTTGTTTTTGTTGAG GTAACACAAAATTTGGatataaaaaaagttcaaacaGAAATTGCAGACAAGTTAGACGTAAAATTCAGTAACGAGACTGGAAGAGCTGATGAGTTACATAGGAGATTGGGGAAGGGCGAGAAGATCCTTTTAATTTTAGACAATATTTGGAAAGATGTTGATCTCAAGACTATCGGTATTCCTTCTAAAACAGATCGTGGTCGATGTAAACTAATGTTCACGACAAGAAACTTAGATGTATTAGAGAAGATGGGTTCCAAAAATAATTTCCAGATGGGCgttttagaagaagaagaagcctgGAACCTATTCGCCAAAATGGCAG GTGATGTTATTAAAGCACCGGAATTGAATCCTCTACCAAATGATGTATGCAAAGAATGCAAAGGGTTGCCTATCCTTATTTGTACCATAgcaaaagcattaaaaaacaaGCTTCGTTTAAATGAGTGGAAAGTAGCCTTACAAGAATTGAGAGCACCGCCAGCCAAGTTGAGAAGATTCCTAGAAGAGGAATATGTGAATTTATCCTTAAGTTACAACTATTTAAGAAATGATGAGCTTAAGAAAGTGTTTTTAATTACTAGTCTAATGGAAAATAATTCTTCCATTTCAGACTTGCTCAGACGCGTTGTGTGTTTGGATATACTTGAAGTAGTTAACTTGGCAATGGAAAATGCACGTGATCGATTAGAGATATTGGTTCAAGACCTCAAAGATGCTAGTTTGTTACTTGACGGAGTTACAAGCAAACAATTTGCTATGCATGATGTTATCCGTAATGTTGCCATGACAATAGCATACATCGATCATCACGTGTTTACAGCAAAACATGACATTGAACGGGATTGGAAGGATAGAGATAAACTTGGGAAATCTACAATAGTCTCCCTTTCTGgtagtaataatattattaatcaacTTTGGCCTAATGATGTGGATTGTCTATTTCTTGAATATTTCTCTATGTCAAactcttatttcaaaatttctgaGGACTTCTTCAAAGTGATGCCAAAcctcaaagttttaaatttagttaGATTGCACCAATCGTCATTGTTGTCATCCatttgttttttgaaaacaCTTCAAACACTATGTTTAGATGACAGCACAATTGAAGATGTTGCTATTATCGGAAAgttaaagaaattgaaagtcCTTAGCTTgcaacatttatttattaaagagTTGCCTATAGAAATAGGTCAGTTGACTGAATTGAGGTTATTAAATTTAAGCTATTGTAGACAATTGAAAGTTATCATGCCAAATGTGATATCAGAATTATTGCAATTGGAAGAATTTCATATAAAGGGATGCCCTATTCAATGGAAGGTTAAAGTACTCATGGAATTAAAGCTCTTGTCTAATCTCACTAATATAGAATTGGATGTCAGAGATTACAAGGTGCTACCTCAAAACTTATTTGCCAAAGAGCCCAGAAGGTACAAAATATCAATGGGAGATGGTTTGAAACAATTTCGAGAATATGGCGGACATGAGAGGATGTTGGAAGTTAAAATTAATTCTATCAGGTTACTAGAAGAACTACATGGATTCAAGAATGTTGAAGACTTACGGTTAGCTGAATTTTCAGAAGATGAGAACTATGTTGAggattcaaaatttgatttgcaGTCCAATGAAATCATGCCTCTATTTAATGAAAAG GTTAATTTTACCAAATTGAGAATGTTGGTATTGTACAATATTAGTTTGGGAAGGATTTGGGACAGTcaaatttcaactttctctcaaaatttgaaacgaTTGAAGTTGGAAAGTTGTAGAAAGATGACATATGTGTTTCCATTTTCTATAGCCAAAAGCCTCAAACAACTTCAAAGCCTAGAGATAACATATTGTAAGGTTTTAGAGaagattgttgaagaagaagaaggagcagAAGTTGTTGTTAATTCTATCTTTCCACAGGTAACCGAATTGGTGCTCAAAAATCTaccaaaacttacaattttatatCCAGGAATACATGCTTCAGAATTCTCGATGTTCAAAAGGTTGGAGATAGAATTTTGTAGAAATTTGACTTCAAGACATTTGGGCTTGCAAGATGATAACAAGAAGGGTGCACTTCCAATATCAGAGAATAAG ATCAACCACAATTTGGAGGATTTTGAATTGATGAATGGTGCGGGAATCATTACTTGGCAGGGTGAAAATAAATCTCTTACAATCTCGTTGGATTACTCAGCATATATTCCACTTGGACTCCTCCAAAGATTTCAAAGTGTGAAAAAGCTTGAACTATCTTGGTGTGGatacaaagaaattaagagTGTATTTAATCTTCCAAATCTTGAAGGTCTACGTGTATGGTGTTGTACGAAATTGATGAGTCTATTGCCATCTTCAGCTTCCTTACAGAATCTTAAAGTTCTCGACGTCGGCTATGCAAATGCATTACTTACCTTAACAACGCCTTCAATAGCTAGAAGGTTGATGCAGTTAAGAGAATTGAGAATATCTAGTTGTGAAATGCTACTTGAAATAATAGAGAATGAGGGAGATACAACAACAAGTAGCGAAATTGTTTTTGACAATTTGAAGTTGTTGTCACTTACAAAGTTAGAAAGTCTTGAATGTTTTTGCTCTGGGAATtactctttcaatttttcatcactagaagaattaattataaaagaatgtcCTAATTTGAAGACTTTTTCTCGAGCAATGTTAAACACTCCAAAGTTGTACAGTGTCAATTACAAGGAAATAGGGCATGAGGGGAATGATCTTAATAAAATCGTACGTGGATTGTGCAAAAATAAATACGAG GAAATCTCAGATGATCCTTCTATCAAATTTTGCTACAATGATAATTCTATAGAAATTTGCAACGACCAACATCCAACTTccttctatcaaaatttgacacacttGATCCTTTGGAATTgtggaaatataaaatatgcatttcCACCTACCATTGCAAGAACTCTCCACCAACTCCAACAACTAAAGATAAGGAATTGTATGGCTTTAGAAGAGATTGTTGCAAAAGAAGAAGGAGCAAATGCTGTGGTCAATTTTGTCTTTCCGAATGTAACCATATTGAAGCTTGAGAATCTACCAAATCTTACAACTTTCTATCCTGAAATACATACTTTAGAATTGCCAAAGTTGAAGAAGTTGGTGGTGACAAATTGTGACAAATGTCTGAGCTTCAAAAGCAGCATTGAGGAGAGTGAAATTGATAGTTTAGATCTAAAAGCTATTTCCTTGGACGATAAG ATCAACTCCGATTTGGAGGTATTTGAATTACAGAATGCTTCAACAGAAATTACTTGGCAAAAGCAATCTAAATCTCTTTATATCTCTAAAGATAAGTCAGCATATATTCCACTTGGATTCCTTCAAAGATTTCACAATCTGAAAAGGCTTCTACTAAGTACCTGTAATTACAAAGAAATTAACAGGCTATCGAATCTTTCAAGTCTTGAAGCTCTAGATGTACATAACTCTAGAATGTTGTTGAGTCCACTGCTATCTACACCTTCTTCTCAGAATCTTAAAGTTCTTCAGGTAGAATGTTGCTATGGGCTCTTTAACTTAATGACACCTTCAATGGCTAGAAACTTGGTACAATTGAGAGAATTGAGCATATCAAAGTGTGGCAACCTATTTGAAATTGTAGAAAACGAGAGAGATGCAACATCAAGTAGTGAACAAgttgtttttaacaatttgaacaaattgtcacttaaaaatttattatttctctcATTCTTTTGCTCTGGGAATTACTCTTTCAATTTCCCATCTTTGGAAGagttaattatagaaaaatgcTCCAATATGAAGTCTTTTTCTCAAGGAATGTTAAGCACACCAAAGTTACACAAAGTCAATTATGAGGGAAAGGAGGTAGAAAATGGAGGGAATGGCTTGAATTCAACTATACAACAAGTACACAAAGAACAG ATTGTGCAAGGTTATGGGAAAGATTCCCATGGTAGCAAACTGCAAAGTCACATG GTGTCTGTTAAGAAGAGAACGCTGAAATGTATTGCAGATTACATTGTTGATGTAACTTGTAAACCGGCTGGACTCAGTCACAACTATGGCGCCATATTTATCGT CCTTTTCTCTATAATTCCCTAG
- the LOC123199790 gene encoding probable disease resistance protein At4g27220 isoform X7 yields the protein MVDCAGSIGGVLSPVLEVGKWLAVPIWRQFKYLYNYSTNFKKLEKKVEEMTNTRNEVQHKVTVAERNVEEITPRVKGWLKDVEKTITEAEQLIQKKANNPRCFKGLWSNYKQSKKAFKLIRDDIDPLLQQKKEFREISFATIPQDIRLVPSEDYLVLESRTSIMNNVWDALKNENVYMIGVYGMGGTGKTTLVQKVGGEAKKDKLFEDVVFVEVTQNLDIKKVQTEIADKLDVKFSNETGRADELHRRLGKGEKILLILDNIWKDVDLKTIGIPSKTDRGRCKLMFTTRNLDVLEKMGSKNNFQMGVLEEEEAWNLFAKMAGDVIKAPELNPLPNDVCKECKGLPILICTIAKALKNKLRLNEWKVALQELRAPPAKLRRFLEEEYVNLSLSYNYLRNDELKKVFLITSLMENNSSISDLLRRVVCLDILEVVNLAMENARDRLEILVQDLKDASLLLDGVTSKQFAMHDVIRNVAMTIAYIDHHVFTAKHDIERDWKDRDKLGKSTIVSLSGSNNIINQLWPNDVDCLFLEYFSMSNSYFKISEDFFKVMPNLKVLNLVRLHQSSLLSSICFLKTLQTLCLDDSTIEDVAIIGKLKKLKVLSLQHLFIKELPIEIGQLTELRLLNLSYCRQLKVIMPNVISELLQLEEFHIKGCPIQWKVKVLMELKLLSNLTNIELDVRDYKVLPQNLFAKEPRRYKISMGDGLKQFREYGGHERMLEVKINSIRLLEELHGFKNVEDLRLAEFSEDENYVEDSKFDLQSNEIMPLFNEKVNFTKLRMLVLYNISLGRIWDSQISTFSQNLKRLKLESCRKMTYVFPFSIAKSLKQLQSLEITYCKVLEKIVEEEEGAEVVVNSIFPQVTELVLKNLPKLTILYPGIHASEFSMFKRLEIEFCRNLTSRHLGLQDDNKKGALPISENKINHNLEDFELMNGAGIITWQGENKSLTISLDYSAYIPLGLLQRFQSVKKLELSWCGYKEIKSVFNLPNLEGLRVWCCTKLMSLLPSSASLQNLKVLDVGYANALLTLTTPSIARRLMQLRELRISSCEMLLEIIENEGDTTTSSEIVFDNLKLLSLTKLESLECFCSGNYSFNFSSLEELIIKECPNLKTFSRAMLNTPKLYSVNYKEIGHEGNDLNKIVRGLCKNKYEEISDDPSIKFCYNDNSIEICNDQHPTSFYQNLTHLILWNCGNIKYAFPPTIARTLHQLQQLKIRNCMALEEIVAKEEGANAVVNFVFPNVTILKLENLPNLTTFYPEIHTLELPKLKKLVVTNCDKCLSFKSSIEESEIDSLDLKAISLDDKINSDLEVFELQNASTEITWQKQSKSLYISKDKSAYIPLGFLQRFHNLKRLLLSTCNYKEINRLSNLSSLEALDVHNSRMLLSPLLSTPSSQNLKVLQVECCYGLFNLMTPSMARNLVQLRELSISKCGNLFEIVENERDATSSSEQVVFNNLNKLSLKNLLFLSFFCSGNYSFNFPSLEELIIEKCSNMKSFSQGMLSTPKLHKVNYEGKEVENGGNGLNSTIQQVHKEQIVQGYGKDSHGSKLQSHMVSVKKRTLKCIADYIVDVTCKPAGLSHNYGAIFIV from the exons atggttgaTTGTGCCGGAAGTATTGGGGGTGTCTTGAGTCCTGTCCTTGAAGTAGGCAAGTGGTTGGCTGTTCCAATTTGGCGTCAATTCAAGTACTTGTACAACTACAGTACCAATTTCAAAAAGCTGGAAAAGAAAGTTGAGGAGATGACGAATACAAGAAACGAAGTTCAGCATAAGGTTACTGTTGCTGAAAGAAATGTGGAAGAGATCACACCGAGAGTTAAAGGTTGGTTGAAGGATGTGGAGAAGACAATTACAGAAGCAGAGCAGTTGATTCAAAAGAAAGCAAACAACCCTCGATGTTTTAAGGGATTGTGGTCCAACTACAAACAAAGCAAGAAAGCTTTCAAATTAATCCGCGATGATATTGATCCACTCCTCCAGCAAAAAAAGGAATTCCGTGAAATTTCCTTTGCTACTATTCCACAAGATATACGGCTTGTACCTAGTGAAGATTATTTGGTACTCGAATCAAGAACCTCGATTATGAATAATGTATGGGATgcattaaaaaatgagaatgtGTACATGATTGGTGTTTATGGGATGGGTGGTACTGGGAAGACCACTCTTGTGCAGAAAGTTGGTGGGGAAGCGAAGAAGGATAAATTATTTGAGGACGTTGTTTTTGTTGAG GTAACACAAAATTTGGatataaaaaaagttcaaacaGAAATTGCAGACAAGTTAGACGTAAAATTCAGTAACGAGACTGGAAGAGCTGATGAGTTACATAGGAGATTGGGGAAGGGCGAGAAGATCCTTTTAATTTTAGACAATATTTGGAAAGATGTTGATCTCAAGACTATCGGTATTCCTTCTAAAACAGATCGTGGTCGATGTAAACTAATGTTCACGACAAGAAACTTAGATGTATTAGAGAAGATGGGTTCCAAAAATAATTTCCAGATGGGCgttttagaagaagaagaagcctgGAACCTATTCGCCAAAATGGCAG GTGATGTTATTAAAGCACCGGAATTGAATCCTCTACCAAATGATGTATGCAAAGAATGCAAAGGGTTGCCTATCCTTATTTGTACCATAgcaaaagcattaaaaaacaaGCTTCGTTTAAATGAGTGGAAAGTAGCCTTACAAGAATTGAGAGCACCGCCAGCCAAGTTGAGAAGATTCCTAGAAGAGGAATATGTGAATTTATCCTTAAGTTACAACTATTTAAGAAATGATGAGCTTAAGAAAGTGTTTTTAATTACTAGTCTAATGGAAAATAATTCTTCCATTTCAGACTTGCTCAGACGCGTTGTGTGTTTGGATATACTTGAAGTAGTTAACTTGGCAATGGAAAATGCACGTGATCGATTAGAGATATTGGTTCAAGACCTCAAAGATGCTAGTTTGTTACTTGACGGAGTTACAAGCAAACAATTTGCTATGCATGATGTTATCCGTAATGTTGCCATGACAATAGCATACATCGATCATCACGTGTTTACAGCAAAACATGACATTGAACGGGATTGGAAGGATAGAGATAAACTTGGGAAATCTACAATAGTCTCCCTTTCTGgtagtaataatattattaatcaacTTTGGCCTAATGATGTGGATTGTCTATTTCTTGAATATTTCTCTATGTCAAactcttatttcaaaatttctgaGGACTTCTTCAAAGTGATGCCAAAcctcaaagttttaaatttagttaGATTGCACCAATCGTCATTGTTGTCATCCatttgttttttgaaaacaCTTCAAACACTATGTTTAGATGACAGCACAATTGAAGATGTTGCTATTATCGGAAAgttaaagaaattgaaagtcCTTAGCTTgcaacatttatttattaaagagTTGCCTATAGAAATAGGTCAGTTGACTGAATTGAGGTTATTAAATTTAAGCTATTGTAGACAATTGAAAGTTATCATGCCAAATGTGATATCAGAATTATTGCAATTGGAAGAATTTCATATAAAGGGATGCCCTATTCAATGGAAGGTTAAAGTACTCATGGAATTAAAGCTCTTGTCTAATCTCACTAATATAGAATTGGATGTCAGAGATTACAAGGTGCTACCTCAAAACTTATTTGCCAAAGAGCCCAGAAGGTACAAAATATCAATGGGAGATGGTTTGAAACAATTTCGAGAATATGGCGGACATGAGAGGATGTTGGAAGTTAAAATTAATTCTATCAGGTTACTAGAAGAACTACATGGATTCAAGAATGTTGAAGACTTACGGTTAGCTGAATTTTCAGAAGATGAGAACTATGTTGAggattcaaaatttgatttgcaGTCCAATGAAATCATGCCTCTATTTAATGAAAAG GTTAATTTTACCAAATTGAGAATGTTGGTATTGTACAATATTAGTTTGGGAAGGATTTGGGACAGTcaaatttcaactttctctcaaaatttgaaacgaTTGAAGTTGGAAAGTTGTAGAAAGATGACATATGTGTTTCCATTTTCTATAGCCAAAAGCCTCAAACAACTTCAAAGCCTAGAGATAACATATTGTAAGGTTTTAGAGaagattgttgaagaagaagaaggagcagAAGTTGTTGTTAATTCTATCTTTCCACAGGTAACCGAATTGGTGCTCAAAAATCTaccaaaacttacaattttatatCCAGGAATACATGCTTCAGAATTCTCGATGTTCAAAAGGTTGGAGATAGAATTTTGTAGAAATTTGACTTCAAGACATTTGGGCTTGCAAGATGATAACAAGAAGGGTGCACTTCCAATATCAGAGAATAAG ATCAACCACAATTTGGAGGATTTTGAATTGATGAATGGTGCGGGAATCATTACTTGGCAGGGTGAAAATAAATCTCTTACAATCTCGTTGGATTACTCAGCATATATTCCACTTGGACTCCTCCAAAGATTTCAAAGTGTGAAAAAGCTTGAACTATCTTGGTGTGGatacaaagaaattaagagTGTATTTAATCTTCCAAATCTTGAAGGTCTACGTGTATGGTGTTGTACGAAATTGATGAGTCTATTGCCATCTTCAGCTTCCTTACAGAATCTTAAAGTTCTCGACGTCGGCTATGCAAATGCATTACTTACCTTAACAACGCCTTCAATAGCTAGAAGGTTGATGCAGTTAAGAGAATTGAGAATATCTAGTTGTGAAATGCTACTTGAAATAATAGAGAATGAGGGAGATACAACAACAAGTAGCGAAATTGTTTTTGACAATTTGAAGTTGTTGTCACTTACAAAGTTAGAAAGTCTTGAATGTTTTTGCTCTGGGAATtactctttcaatttttcatcactagaagaattaattataaaagaatgtcCTAATTTGAAGACTTTTTCTCGAGCAATGTTAAACACTCCAAAGTTGTACAGTGTCAATTACAAGGAAATAGGGCATGAGGGGAATGATCTTAATAAAATCGTACGTGGATTGTGCAAAAATAAATACGAG GAAATCTCAGATGATCCTTCTATCAAATTTTGCTACAATGATAATTCTATAGAAATTTGCAACGACCAACATCCAACTTccttctatcaaaatttgacacacttGATCCTTTGGAATTgtggaaatataaaatatgcatttcCACCTACCATTGCAAGAACTCTCCACCAACTCCAACAACTAAAGATAAGGAATTGTATGGCTTTAGAAGAGATTGTTGCAAAAGAAGAAGGAGCAAATGCTGTGGTCAATTTTGTCTTTCCGAATGTAACCATATTGAAGCTTGAGAATCTACCAAATCTTACAACTTTCTATCCTGAAATACATACTTTAGAATTGCCAAAGTTGAAGAAGTTGGTGGTGACAAATTGTGACAAATGTCTGAGCTTCAAAAGCAGCATTGAGGAGAGTGAAATTGATAGTTTAGATCTAAAAGCTATTTCCTTGGACGATAAG ATCAACTCCGATTTGGAGGTATTTGAATTACAGAATGCTTCAACAGAAATTACTTGGCAAAAGCAATCTAAATCTCTTTATATCTCTAAAGATAAGTCAGCATATATTCCACTTGGATTCCTTCAAAGATTTCACAATCTGAAAAGGCTTCTACTAAGTACCTGTAATTACAAAGAAATTAACAGGCTATCGAATCTTTCAAGTCTTGAAGCTCTAGATGTACATAACTCTAGAATGTTGTTGAGTCCACTGCTATCTACACCTTCTTCTCAGAATCTTAAAGTTCTTCAGGTAGAATGTTGCTATGGGCTCTTTAACTTAATGACACCTTCAATGGCTAGAAACTTGGTACAATTGAGAGAATTGAGCATATCAAAGTGTGGCAACCTATTTGAAATTGTAGAAAACGAGAGAGATGCAACATCAAGTAGTGAACAAgttgtttttaacaatttgaacaaattgtcacttaaaaatttattatttctctcATTCTTTTGCTCTGGGAATTACTCTTTCAATTTCCCATCTTTGGAAGagttaattatagaaaaatgcTCCAATATGAAGTCTTTTTCTCAAGGAATGTTAAGCACACCAAAGTTACACAAAGTCAATTATGAGGGAAAGGAGGTAGAAAATGGAGGGAATGGCTTGAATTCAACTATACAACAAGTACACAAAGAACAG ATTGTGCAAGGTTATGGGAAAGATTCCCATGGTAGCAAACTGCAAAGTCACATG GTGTCTGTTAAGAAGAGAACGCTGAAATGTATTGCAGATTACATTGTTGATGTAACTTGTAAACCGGCTGGACTCAGTCACAACTATGGCGCCATATTTATCGTGTAA